The genome window AGATAAGGACGTAGAAATAAATATGGCTCTGAAAGTATGTTACAATGCAAAAGTCCAGAGACCTGCAACCTGTAATGCAATGGAGACGTTATTAGTACATAAAGATATCGCTCCTTCTTTCCTTCCTTTAATGGCAAAGATGTTCAGTGAAGCGAAAGTAGAAATGAGAGGATGTGAAAAAACATTAGAAATTTTACCAGATATACGTAAAGCAACAGAAGAAGATTGGTCTACAGAATATCTTGATTTGATAATCTCTATTAAAATAGTGGAATCACTTGATGAAGCAATAAACCATATAAATACATATGGAACAATGCATTCAGAAGCAATCATTACAAACAATAAAGCGGCAGTAGATAAATTTTTTAAAGAAGTAGATGCAGCTGCACTCTTCCACAATGCTTCTACCAGATTTACTGATGGAGGAGAATTTGGCATGGGAGCAGAGATAGGTATAAGTACTGACAAAATCCATGCACGTGGTCCTATGGGACTGGTAGAACTTACTACCTATAAATATCTCATTTATGGTAATGGGCAAATCCGACAGTAAAAAACACAAAAGAATAGGAATATTAGGAGGGTCTTTTGACCCAATACATATAGGACATCTGATCATTGCAGAGAAAGCGAGAGAGGAATTTTCTTTAGAAAAAATAATTTTTATTCCTGCTGGTATACCACCTCATAAAAGGAAAACATTTACACCTGCCCAGCACCGACTTGAAATGATAAAAATTGCTTTAGAAAATAATAAATTTTTTGATGTAGATGATATAGAAATACGAAAAAATGGACCTTCGTATACATACAATACTATTTTATATTTGAAATCAAAAAATCCTGACACAGAAATTTTCTTTATCACAGGGGAAGATATTTTTTACGAATTAACAACATGGTATAGATACAGAGACCTCGTAAAAAATGTTATTTTCCTCGTTGCCCCACGAAAAGAGAAAAGAAAAAAAATTCTAAAAATACCCTATCTGAAGTATAAATTTATCCATTCTCCTCTAATTGATATTTCCTCTTCATATATAAGGTATTGCCTTGTTAAAAATGAGAGTGTAAAATATTTAGTTCCAGAGAACGTAATTAAGTATATAAGGAGCCATAAACTCTATGAAAATAGAAGAATTAAGAGAGAAAATAAAAGAGGTAAATGAAAAAGCCGAAAGGGAACTGACTACTATCAGAGAAGATGACGAACTTGAAAGATGGAAGATAACTTATCTCGGAAGAAAAGGAATAATTAATAATCTTTTCGCTCTACTTCCACAGATTGGTTATGAAAGTAAGAAAGAAGCAGGAATGTTGATAAATAACTTAAAAAATAAACTCAATAATGTCTATGAAGAAAAAAAGATTAACACACACACGGTAAAAAAAAGTAAAATTAATCTTTCCTTCCCTGGAAAAATACCTGAAACAGGTTCTTTACATCCAATCACTATTATATCCAGAGAAATAACTGAGATATTTATAAAGATGGGATTTGGAGTCGTCACAGGACCTGAAATTGAAACTGACTATTATAATTTTGAAGCACTAAACATTCCTGCGGAACATCCATCAAAGGATGTATGGGATACTTTCTATATTAATGAAAAAGAAAAAATTCTTTTAAGAACACATACAAGTCCTGTACAGATACGAGTTATGGAAAAAACCCAGCCTCCTTTTAGAGTTATTGCTATAGGTAAATGCTTCAGAAGAGACGATATTGACGCTACACACAGCCCTGTATTTCATCAGATAGAAGGACTGATGGTTGATAGAAATATAAACTTTACCCATCTTAAGGGTATTTTAACCCATTTTATAACGGAGATGTTTGGAAGTGATGTAAAAGTAAAATTTACTCCTTCCTTTTTCCCCTTTACAGAACCGAGTGCTGAGGTAAGTATATCCTGTAATATATGTAAAGGAAATGGATGTTCAACATGTCATAATGCTGGTTATATAGAAATACTCGGATGTGGAATGGTTCATCCTCAGGTATTCAGAAATGTTGGTTATAACACCGATGAATTCACCGGTTTTGCCTTTGGAATGGGAATTGAACGCTTAGCAATAATAAAATTTGGTATAACTGACATAAGATATTTTTTCCAAAACGACTTACGGGTTTTGAAACAGTTCGACTGATATTGACAAATACTATATGAATCTGTGTAATTATCTAATCTTGGAGTAGGTATGAGATACTCTTACAAATTAATAAGTGAATATATTGATGGAGAAATCTCTCCAGATAAATTAATTTATTATCTGGAGATTCTCGGTTTAAACCCTCTGGAAATAGAACGAAGTGAAGACGACGTTATCTTTGAACTTGAAACTCCAGCCAACAGAGGTGATCTACTAAGTTTAATTGGTATAGCGAGAGAAATCGTGCCATTTACTGATAGTTCTATTAAAATACCTCATTCAATATTTGAAGAGACCTCTAAAAAAAGTATACCTGTGAAAATTGAAAGTGAAAATGATTGTTTCTATTATTCCTGTCGTGTCATAGAGAACGTTTCTGTAAAACAAACAGATAAAACCTTAAAAGATAAAATAGAAAAACTTGGATATAGAACCTGTTTTAATGTGGTTGATATATCAAATTATGTAATGGCAGAAACAGGACAGCCACTGCATATATTTGACCTTGATAAAATAGAGGGAAATATAGAGATAAGGAGAGCCAGAAAGGACGAATATTTAGTTACAATTGATGGTAAAAAAAGAACTTTAGATGAGAATATTCTTGTAATAGCAGATTCACACAAAGTCATTGCTATTGCAGGAATAATGGGTGGACAAAATTCTGAGGTTAATATTAACACAAAAAATATCCTGATAGAAAGTGCACTTTTCAGTCCAGTAGTTGTGAGAAGGGGGAGTAAAAGAATGGGACTTATTACAGAAGCATCAGCAAGATTTGAAAGAGGTATATCAAAAGATATTTGCAAGATGGGAATGTCAAGGGCTACCTTTCTTATAAAAAAGATATGTAAAGGTAATATAGGTCCTCTATCCGAATCCAGTGATAAAAAAATTTCATTACCAGATATAAAGTTTGATATGGAAAAAATGAATAAACTTGCTGGAATTGAAATTGAAGAAAACTTCGTTATTGATTTGTTGACTTCTCTCGGTTTCAAATATAAGAAAGATAAAAAATTTTTCGTTGTAAATCCCCCTTCTTTCAGAAACGATATCAAAGAAGACATTGATATAATTGAAGACGTTATTAAATACAAACGGTTTGAAACATTTCCCTCTCGTATTCCTTATGCTTCTATACAAGCAACATCTTCCTCCCCTGAAATAGAAAAATTAGAAAAGATACGGGATATATGTATACATCTGGGCTTCACAGAGGTAATCCATATGGGACTTACATCTAAAGAGAATATTGAGTTGAGTGAAAAAGTAACACCTGTAGAAATAGAAAATCCCATATCTTCAAACCTTAAATTTCTACGGACAAGTTTGATACCTGAAATGCTTGAAACAATAAAATTTAATATCTATCATGGAGCAGAAAGTTTCAATCTTTTTGAAATAGGTAAAATATATTACAAGAAAGAGTCTTCTTTCAAAGAAGAGCTCAGAATTGCTTTTATAAGTGTAAATTCAGGAGATTTCTTCACCCTTAAGGGAAAATTGGAAAAGTTTTTAAACAAACTTCATATAAATAATATAGAATTTAAAAGAGAAGAGGGATTGTTCTCAATAGAAAACAATCTTGAAATCTATCTTGATGGTATATCCATAGGAAATCTCTTCATTCTTTCAGACAAACTCAGGGATAAATTTGACCTTAAAAATGAAGTATATGGTGGTGAAATAAATTTAGAAAGTATAATGGGAAAGGTATGTTTCAAAACTTTTTTCAAAGAGCCAGCCAGATATCCTTCTTCACGTAGGGACTTTTCATTTATCTTCCATAAAGATATAGAATGGAAAGAAATAGAAAATACCATATTATCTTTAAACCTCCCAGTTGAAAAAATAGAATTTTTTGATTTATATAGAGATAACAATATGTCAAAAGATAGTATAAGCATAAGTTTCTCTGTGTTTTTCAGGTCTGCCACAGAAACACTGGCA of bacterium contains these proteins:
- the nadD gene encoding nicotinate-nucleotide adenylyltransferase, producing MVMGKSDSKKHKRIGILGGSFDPIHIGHLIIAEKAREEFSLEKIIFIPAGIPPHKRKTFTPAQHRLEMIKIALENNKFFDVDDIEIRKNGPSYTYNTILYLKSKNPDTEIFFITGEDIFYELTTWYRYRDLVKNVIFLVAPRKEKRKKILKIPYLKYKFIHSPLIDISSSYIRYCLVKNESVKYLVPENVIKYIRSHKLYENRRIKRENKRGK
- the pheS gene encoding phenylalanine--tRNA ligase subunit alpha translates to MKIEELREKIKEVNEKAERELTTIREDDELERWKITYLGRKGIINNLFALLPQIGYESKKEAGMLINNLKNKLNNVYEEKKINTHTVKKSKINLSFPGKIPETGSLHPITIISREITEIFIKMGFGVVTGPEIETDYYNFEALNIPAEHPSKDVWDTFYINEKEKILLRTHTSPVQIRVMEKTQPPFRVIAIGKCFRRDDIDATHSPVFHQIEGLMVDRNINFTHLKGILTHFITEMFGSDVKVKFTPSFFPFTEPSAEVSISCNICKGNGCSTCHNAGYIEILGCGMVHPQVFRNVGYNTDEFTGFAFGMGIERLAIIKFGITDIRYFFQNDLRVLKQFD
- the pheT gene encoding phenylalanine--tRNA ligase subunit beta, producing MRYSYKLISEYIDGEISPDKLIYYLEILGLNPLEIERSEDDVIFELETPANRGDLLSLIGIAREIVPFTDSSIKIPHSIFEETSKKSIPVKIESENDCFYYSCRVIENVSVKQTDKTLKDKIEKLGYRTCFNVVDISNYVMAETGQPLHIFDLDKIEGNIEIRRARKDEYLVTIDGKKRTLDENILVIADSHKVIAIAGIMGGQNSEVNINTKNILIESALFSPVVVRRGSKRMGLITEASARFERGISKDICKMGMSRATFLIKKICKGNIGPLSESSDKKISLPDIKFDMEKMNKLAGIEIEENFVIDLLTSLGFKYKKDKKFFVVNPPSFRNDIKEDIDIIEDVIKYKRFETFPSRIPYASIQATSSSPEIEKLEKIRDICIHLGFTEVIHMGLTSKENIELSEKVTPVEIENPISSNLKFLRTSLIPEMLETIKFNIYHGAESFNLFEIGKIYYKKESSFKEELRIAFISVNSGDFFTLKGKLEKFLNKLHINNIEFKREEGLFSIENNLEIYLDGISIGNLFILSDKLRDKFDLKNEVYGGEINLESIMGKVCFKTFFKEPARYPSSRRDFSFIFHKDIEWKEIENTILSLNLPVEKIEFFDLYRDNNMSKDSISISFSVFFRSATETLANEDIVNFSRKIIENISLKLKGQLRGAGGET